The Thiomicrorhabdus aquaedulcis sequence TTGCGCATAAACGTTAAGTCAACCAACTGATTAGGGTTGGCCTGAATACGTTCAACCAGCTCATGCCAATAGGCAACCTGCTGACCATCAATTGACACAATTAAATCGTCAGTTTGCAACCCTGCCAGCTGCCCAGCGCTATTAGGCAAGACCTGCCCCACCACGGGTGGTACTGAAATCTTTGCCGCACTTAAACCCAATTCTTTTAACCAATTTTGCTTGGTTTGATTAATGTCTAAACCGTCCAAACCAACACTAAACAGCGTGAGTTCTCGCTGAGTCAACGCATTTTGCAACGTAATATCAACCGAAGACTGCTTTTCAATTAAGGCGTGTAATACCGCCTGATGAACCATTTGCCAACTTGCAACCGACTCATTATTAATACGCGTAATCGACCAGGCCTGGTCATTTTCAAATAACGTTATTTGACTTGCCTTGGCAGAAATAGCTAATGGACTGTTCTCGTGCGTTTGGTTAATGATAGGTTTAACACCACTCACGCCAATCATAAACATAGCGCTAAGCACTAACCAAGCAAACACCAAGTTGATAATGGGTCCTGCCGCCACCACCGCAAAACGTTTGTAAACCGATTGGCGATTAAACGCCCTGGCTAAATCTTCTGGCGCAACATTGCCTTCACGCTCATCCACAAATTTAACAAAACCGCCCAACGGAATCATTGCAATACTAAAACGTGTTTCTTTGCCTTGACGTTGATAAAGGGGTTTACCAAAACCAATCGAAAACTCCAACACCTTAATATTAAACCAACGCGCTACTTGGTAGTGTCCCCACTCGTGAATACCCACCAGCAAGGCAATGACCACTATAAAACCCAAAACAGACCAAAGCACACTCATATAACGCCTTTGGCAAACACCCAAGCAATGTACAGCATAGGCACGGCAATCAATAAACTGTCTACTCGATCTAATATACCGCCGTGACCGGGCAAAATAGACCCACTGTCTTTTAAACCCGCTTGGCGCTTGAGAACACTTTCAAATAAATCGCCCACCACAGAAAATAATGCAATCAACGCCAAGAGTGTTGCCATAATCCAAAGATTCCACTTAAGGTCTGATGACAACAAAAACAAACCCAGTACAGCAACCACAAACGCAAGGACAGTACCGCCCCATACGCCTTCCCAAGTTTTACCCGGGCTTACAAACTGAGCTAATTTAGTTTTACCAAAGCGTCGACCACTAAAGTATGCGCCCGTGTCAACAGCCCAAATAACCATTAAACTTACCAACAATAACTCAGGCGAAAATTCAGTTCTAAAACGCGCCATTAGCACGGTAAAAAGCACAATTGAGAGCACACCCATTAACGCTGTTACAACGGAAGAGTTTACGCCACTTTGTCCTTTAGAGCGTTGATAGCGAATGACAATAAAAAACAACGCAAACGCCTCAAGCATTGTCAGCAAAACAATAAGTTTTAAATCAAGCCACTCCAGTCCCAGACCAAAAGTACCCATGACGCCCAAAACATAAAGTAATTTATGCCATTGCTTATCCAGACCAGCAAAACTCGACCATTCCCAGGCCGCTAAGCCAGCCAGTAACAACATAAGCGTTTGCCAAAGCCACAAAGGCGACCAAAAGAGCGCAACTGTAAATGCGCTGGCCAAGAGCAAGGCTGTAATAACTCGTTGTTTTAACATTTTTTTAACACTTGGTGACCTGTTCACTGGTTTGGCCAAAACGGCGTTCGCGTTGCTTAAAAGAAGCGATGGCAGCATCCAAGGCTGCTTCATCAAACTCTGGCCAAAGAGTATCGGTAAAATAAAGCTCGGCGTAGGCCACTTGCCAAATTAAAAAATTACTAATGCGCTGTTCGCCACCTGTACGAATTAACAGATCAACCTCGGGCAACTCTTTTAAACACAACCAATGGGTTAACTGCGCCTCGGTTAAATCATTAATGGACAGGTCGGGATGAGCGTGCTGCCACTTTTTGACCGCTTCAACAATATCCCAACGCCCACCATAATTAGCGGCTATTGTTAACACCAAACCGGTATTTCGTGCGGTAGTCGCTTCGGCCAAACTAATGTGCGTTTGAATATCTTGACTAAACGCTGTGCGATCGCCAATCACTAATAAGCGCACGTTGTTTTCATTGAGCTTAGTGACTTCTCGTTGCAAAGCTTTTAAAAAAAGCCCCATCAACTTGTTAATTTCATCGGGAGGACGTCGCCAGTTTTCGGTACTAAAAGCATAAAGCGTTAGTGCTTTCACGCCAACTTTAGAGCAGTGCTGAACCACACGCTTAACCGAATTAAGGCCTTTTTGATGACCAACAAACCGAGGCATCAATCTTTTTTAGCCCAACGTCCGTTGCCATCCATAATAATAGCAATATGCTGGGGCACCAATAATTGATCAATTTGTTGTGACAAAACAAACCCCTAAACAGAGCCAAAATGCAAAACGGTCGTTAAACGGCAATAATTTACCTTTATAAACGACCGTTTTATTATATAAAACCATAGGATTATGCCGTAGTTGAGCATAAATATCGACTTAAATTTCCATTAAGGTCGCTTCTTTTTCATGCAATAACGCGTCAATTCGCTTAATAGCTTCGTCTGTAATTTTTTGAATTTGGTCTTCAACTTGACGTGCTTCGTCTTCGGTTATGGCTTTGTCTTTTAATAAGTTTTTAATATCACCATTGGCATCTCTACGAATATTACGCGCAGCCACGCGAGCCGCTTCTGCCTCATTGCGCGCCACTTTGGTAAAGTCTTTACGACGCTCTTCCGTTAGCACCGGCATTGGAATACGCATTACACTACCTATTGTGACTGGGTTAATCCCCAAATTAGACATCATAATGGCTTTTTCGACCTTGGCAACCATCGGCTGCTCCCACGGCTGCACTAACAAAGTACGCGCATCTTCAACGTTGATATTAGCCACTTGACTTATAGGCACTTCGTTGCCGTAGTAATCTACCATGACCGAATCTAAAATACTGGGATGCGCACGACCAGTACGAATTTTGGCAAAGTTAGCCTCTAAATTTTCAAAGGTTTTTTGCATTCTGCTTTTTGCATCGTCTTTTACACTGTTTAGCATTTTATTCTCCTGAGCTTACGAGAGTGCCTTCATCGCCACCCTTCACAATTCGTATTACCGCGTTATCTTTAAACATGTCAAATACGCGAATAGGCATATTATGATCACGACACAACACAAACGCCGTCATATCCATAACCTGAAGATTCTTTTGAATAACTTCATTGTAAGTTAATGACTTATAACGAGTTGCTGTTAAATCCTTTACCGGATCAGCCGTGTAAATTCCATCCACTTTCGTGGCTTTTAAAACAATGTCTGCATCAATTTCAATGCCGCGTAAAGCTGCAGCCGTATCGGTGGTAAAAAATGGACTGCCCGTGCCGGCAGCAAACACCAATACTTCACCGTCTGCCAACTGTTTTTTAACCGTGTTGGCGTTAAAACCGCTTGAAATACCTTCAATGCTCATCGCCGACAAAATTTGTGACTTCATACCAAAACTTTCAATTACATCGCGTAACGCCAATGCATTTATAACCGTGGCCATCATACCCATGTGGTCGCCGGTAGTACGAGCAATGCCTGAACCCTGAATTTGTGCGCCTCTAAAAATATTGCCGCCACCGACCACAATACCAATCTCAACCCCTAAATCATGCAGTTCTTTTACTTGCCCTACGACCCGATGCAGAGTTTTGGCCTCTAAACCAAAGTCACCATCTCCCATTAAGGCCTCACCACTGAACTTTAAAAGAATACGCTTGTATTTAAGTGTCATCACTGTTCCTCGAGTCTTAAAATTACGGTTAGCTGTAAAGTGCTTTGCAGGTTTAAAAATTAACCTGCAAAAAACTCTAAATTTATAGCGCTATTAACAAAAAAGCCATAGCTAGCTTACTGATTCAGCAAGACAAACTATGGCTTCATAAACTAGGGAAGATTACCCGCCCATAGCCATTTTACCAGCCAACGCCACTTCATCAGCAAAGTTGGTTTCTTCAATCACAATGCCTTCTCCGACTTCTAAACGGACAAACGCATCCACTGTAGCTTTGTTGACTTTTAACAACGCTTCAACGGTTTGATCTGGGTTTTTAACAAACGCCTGACCCAATAGAGTAATGTCTTGCAAATACTTACGCATACGCCCTTCGATCATTTTTTCGATGATTTCCATTGGCTTACCACTTTCTTGCGCTTGCTCGATTTGGAACTTGCGTTCTTTTTCAAGCATTTCTTGATCTACATCCGCCGAAGACAATGCAGACGGTTTTGCCGCTGCAATGTGCATAGCAATGTCACGAGCCAAGGTATCATCGCCACCTACAACGCTCACAACAACACCAATTTTTTCACCGTGCTGATATTGACCAATATGACCGGCAGATTCAACCAACTCAATACGACGAACGCCCATATTTTCACCAATGCGCGCTACCATTTCACGACGCGTAATGTCGACTGTTTTACCAGAGGCCATTTGTGCGTTCATGACCGCTTCAACGTCGGTTGTGTTCATGGTTAAAGCAATACTAACTACTTCGTTAGCAAAGGTCTTAAACTCATCACCCTTGGCTACAAAGTCTGTTTCGCAATACACTTCGGCAATGGCCGCTTTTTTCTTATCGCTTGACACTGCAATGGCAATCACGCCTTCTGCTGCAACACGTCCGGCTTTTTTATCTGCACCAGCCATGCCTTTTTTACGCAAAAACTCAATCGCAGCTTCCATATCGCCATCAGTTTCTGTTAATGCTTTTTTACAATCCATCATTCCTGCGCTGGTAATTTCGCGCAGTTCTTTTACCATTCCAGCTGTAATCGCCATGTTTCTTCCTTAAAGTTTAAAGTCAAATATCGTAAAGTAAAAAGGCCCGATCAAGTTGACCAGGCCTGGTTAAATTATTCTGCTGCTTTATCTTCAGCTTCTACAAAATCATCGCCTTCAACCGAAGTGGTGATAGTA is a genomic window containing:
- the rseP gene encoding RIP metalloprotease RseP, translating into MSVLWSVLGFIVVIALLVGIHEWGHYQVARWFNIKVLEFSIGFGKPLYQRQGKETRFSIAMIPLGGFVKFVDEREGNVAPEDLARAFNRQSVYKRFAVVAAGPIINLVFAWLVLSAMFMIGVSGVKPIINQTHENSPLAISAKASQITLFENDQAWSITRINNESVASWQMVHQAVLHALIEKQSSVDITLQNALTQRELTLFSVGLDGLDINQTKQNWLKELGLSAAKISVPPVVGQVLPNSAGQLAGLQTDDLIVSIDGQQVAYWHELVERIQANPNQLVDLTFMRNANVVTTQVRLESNTLADGQVVGKLGVGVKITEADMAPYTSVVRYGYIESLGQGFDRSVDLLQMSWTMLKRMLLGEVSVQNLSGPLSIAEFSGQAMQTGFISFLGLLALLSLSLGFLNLLPIPVLDGGHLMFYLVEMLKGSPVNEKIMMVGQQIGLVLILGLTFVALFNDVVRIANG
- a CDS encoding phosphatidate cytidylyltransferase, which produces MLKQRVITALLLASAFTVALFWSPLWLWQTLMLLLAGLAAWEWSSFAGLDKQWHKLLYVLGVMGTFGLGLEWLDLKLIVLLTMLEAFALFFIVIRYQRSKGQSGVNSSVVTALMGVLSIVLFTVLMARFRTEFSPELLLVSLMVIWAVDTGAYFSGRRFGKTKLAQFVSPGKTWEGVWGGTVLAFVVAVLGLFLLSSDLKWNLWIMATLLALIALFSVVGDLFESVLKRQAGLKDSGSILPGHGGILDRVDSLLIAVPMLYIAWVFAKGVI
- the uppS gene encoding polyprenyl diphosphate synthase, with the translated sequence MPRFVGHQKGLNSVKRVVQHCSKVGVKALTLYAFSTENWRRPPDEINKLMGLFLKALQREVTKLNENNVRLLVIGDRTAFSQDIQTHISLAEATTARNTGLVLTIAANYGGRWDIVEAVKKWQHAHPDLSINDLTEAQLTHWLCLKELPEVDLLIRTGGEQRISNFLIWQVAYAELYFTDTLWPEFDEAALDAAIASFKQRERRFGQTSEQVTKC
- the frr gene encoding ribosome recycling factor; its protein translation is MLNSVKDDAKSRMQKTFENLEANFAKIRTGRAHPSILDSVMVDYYGNEVPISQVANINVEDARTLLVQPWEQPMVAKVEKAIMMSNLGINPVTIGSVMRIPMPVLTEERRKDFTKVARNEAEAARVAARNIRRDANGDIKNLLKDKAITEDEARQVEDQIQKITDEAIKRIDALLHEKEATLMEI
- the pyrH gene encoding UMP kinase encodes the protein MTLKYKRILLKFSGEALMGDGDFGLEAKTLHRVVGQVKELHDLGVEIGIVVGGGNIFRGAQIQGSGIARTTGDHMGMMATVINALALRDVIESFGMKSQILSAMSIEGISSGFNANTVKKQLADGEVLVFAAGTGSPFFTTDTAAALRGIEIDADIVLKATKVDGIYTADPVKDLTATRYKSLTYNEVIQKNLQVMDMTAFVLCRDHNMPIRVFDMFKDNAVIRIVKGGDEGTLVSSGE
- the tsf gene encoding translation elongation factor Ts, which codes for MAITAGMVKELREITSAGMMDCKKALTETDGDMEAAIEFLRKKGMAGADKKAGRVAAEGVIAIAVSSDKKKAAIAEVYCETDFVAKGDEFKTFANEVVSIALTMNTTDVEAVMNAQMASGKTVDITRREMVARIGENMGVRRIELVESAGHIGQYQHGEKIGVVVSVVGGDDTLARDIAMHIAAAKPSALSSADVDQEMLEKERKFQIEQAQESGKPMEIIEKMIEGRMRKYLQDITLLGQAFVKNPDQTVEALLKVNKATVDAFVRLEVGEGIVIEETNFADEVALAGKMAMGG